From Saccopteryx leptura isolate mSacLep1 chromosome 3, mSacLep1_pri_phased_curated, whole genome shotgun sequence, one genomic window encodes:
- the NMNAT1 gene encoding nicotinamide/nicotinic acid mononucleotide adenylyltransferase 1: MANSEKTEVVLLACGSFNPITNMHLRLFELAKDYMDGTGKYRVTKGIISPVGDAYKKKGLISAHHRVIMAELATKTSLWVEVDTWESLQKEWVETAAVLRHHQEKLEASRCDHQQDTPAPGVPGRKRKWAEQRSELSQKKSLVPKTKGVPKVTLLCGTDVLESFGVPNLWKSEDITKIVGDYGLICINRLGTDAQKFIYESDVLWKHRTNIHLVNEWITNDLSSTKIRRALRRGQSIRYLVPDLVHEYIEKHNLYSSESEERNAGVTLAPLQRNAVDTNSGNTSALQTALSQSRLCPAMANPIVFFDVAIDGKPLGRVSFELFADRVPKTAENFRALSTGEKGFGYKGSCFHKIIPGFMCQGGDFTRHNGTGGKSIYGEKFDDENFILKHTGPGILSMANTGPNTNGSQFLICTAKTEWLDGKHVVFGQVKDGMCIVTAMEHFGSKNGKTSKKITIADCGQL, from the exons ATGGCAAATTCAGAGAAGACGGAAGTGGTTCTCCTTGCTTGTGGTTCCTTTAATCCCATCACCAACATGCACCTCAGGCTGTTTGAGCTGGCCAAGGACTACATGGACGGAACAG GAAAATACAGAGTTACCAAAGGCATAATTTCTCCCGTTGGCGATGCatataaaaagaaaggactcatctCCGCCCACCATCGAGTCATCATGGCAGAACTCGCCACCAAGACTTCACTCTGGGTGGAAGTGGACACCTGGGAGAGTCTTCAGAAGGAGTGGGTAGAGACTGCGGCCGTGCTCAG ACACCATCAAGAGAAGCTGGAGGCTAGTCGCTGTGATCACCAGCAGGACACACCTGCTCCAGGAGTGCCTGGACGGAAGAGGAAATGGGCTGAGCAAAGATCAGAACTCAGTCAGAAGAAATCTCTAGTGCCTAAAACAAAAG GTGTGCCCAAGGTGACGCTGCTGTGTGGGACAGATGTGCTAGAGTCCTTTGGTGTCCCCAACCTGTGGAAGAGCGAGGACATCACCAAAATTGTGGGAGACTATGGGCTCATATGTATTAACCGGCTTGGCACCGATGCTCAAAAATTCATCTATGAGTCTGATGTCCTGTGGAAACACCGGACCAACATTCACCTGGTGAATGAATGGATAACCAATGATCTCTCATCCACCAAGATCCGGCGGGCGCTCCGCCGGGGCCAGAGCATCCGCTACTTGGTTCCAGATCTTGTCCACGAATATATTGAAAAGCATAATTTATATAGCTCTGAGAGTGAAGAGAGGAACGCCGGGGTTACCCTGGCCCCTTTGCAGAGGAACGCTGTAGACACTAACTCGGGAAACACTAGCGCCTTGCAGACAGCACTGTCCCAGAGCCGCCTGTGCCCAGCCATGGCGAACCCCATCGTCTTCTTCGACGTTGCCATCGACGGCAAGCCCTTGGGCCGCGTCTCCTTTGAACTGTTTGCCGACAGAGTTCCAAAGACAGCAGAAAACTTTCGCGCTCTGAGCACTGGGGAGAAGGGATTTGGTTATAAAGGTTCCTGCTTTCACAAAATTATTCCCGGATTTATGTGCCAGGGTGGTGACTTTACACGCCACAATGGCACAGGCGGCAAGTCCATCTATGGGGAGAAATTTGATGATGAGAATTTCATCCTGAAGCATACAGGGCCTGGCATCTTGTCCATGGCGAACACGGGACCCAACACAAACGGCTCCCAGTTTCTCATCTGCACTGCCAAGACTGAGTGGTTGGACGGCAAGCACGTGGTCTTCGGTCAGGTGAAAGACGGCATGTGTATTGTGACAGCCATGGAGCACTTTGGGTCCAAGAATGGCAAGACCAGCAAAAAGATCACCATTGCTGACTGTGGACAACTCTAA